The following coding sequences are from one Saccopteryx bilineata isolate mSacBil1 chromosome 3, mSacBil1_pri_phased_curated, whole genome shotgun sequence window:
- the TSSK3 gene encoding testis-specific serine/threonine-protein kinase 3, which produces MSWEGDRKEAPGSMEDFLLSNGYQLGKTIGEGTYSKVKEAFSKKHQRKVAIKIIDKMRGPEEFIQRFLPRELQIVRTLDHKNIIQVYEMLESADGKIYLVMELAEGGDVFDCVLNGGPLPESQAKALFRQMVEAIHYCHGCGVAHRDLKCENALLQGFNLKLTDFGFAKVLPKSRRELSQTFCGSTAYAAPEVLRGIPHDSKKGDVWSMGVVLYVMLCASLPFDDTDIPKMLWQQQRGVSFPTHLGISAECQDLLKQLLEPDMILRPSIEEVSWHPWLASTS; this is translated from the exons ATGAGCTGGGAGGGTGATAGGAAGGAGGCGCCGGGCAGCATGGAGGACTTTCTGCTCTCCAATGGGTATCAGTTGGGCAAGACCATTGGGGAAGGGACTTACTCAAAAGTCAAAGAAGCATTTTCCAAAAAACACCAAAGAAAGGTGGCAATTAAAATTATAGACAAGATGAGAGGGCCAGAAG AATTTATCCAGAGATTCCTGCCTCGGGAGCTCCAGATTGTCCGTACGCTGGACCACAAGAACATCATCCAGGTGTACGAGATGCTGGAGTCTGCCGATGGTAAAATCTACCTGGTAATGgagctggctgagggaggggatgtCTTTGACTGCGTGCTGAATGGGGGGCCACTGCCCGAGAGTCAGGCGAAGGCCCTCTTCCGTCAGATGGTTGAGGCCATCCACTACTGCCACGGCTGTGGCGTGGCCCACCGGGATCTCAAGTGTGAGAACGCCTTGTTGCAGGGCTTCAACCTGAAGCTGACCGACTTTGGCTTCGCCAAGGTGTTGCCCAAGTCACGCCGAGAGCTGAGCCAGACCTTCTGCGGCAGCACAGCCTACGCCGCCCCTGAGGTGCTGCGGGGTATTCCTCACGATAGTAAGAAGGGTGATGTCTGGAGCATGGGCGTCGTCCTCTACGTCATGCTCTGTGCCAGCCTACCTTTTGATGACACAGACATTCCCAAGATGCTGTGGCAGCAGCAAAGGGGGGTGTCCTTCCCCACTCATCTGGGCATCTCGGCTGAATGCCAGGACTTGCTCAAGCAGCTCCTGGAACCAGACATGATCCTCCGGCCTTCAATCGAAGAAGTTAGTTGGCATCCATGGCTAGCAAGCACTTCATAA